One region of Chryseobacterium muglaense genomic DNA includes:
- a CDS encoding glycosyltransferase translates to MKFIIYQLIFIIDNFTLKFLIIIPAHNEENNLPFTLDSLQQQSFKDFRVVVVNDGSTDKTSEVIKKYTDQDFRFETINLEKSLHQPGSKVVAAFKNGLQTQDLNQFDIICKFDSDIILSENYLQTVADSFAENPDYGLVGGLLYVEKNGEWVYEGNSNKHHVRGPMKAYRKECFLQMGGLRETLGWDNIDAILLQNLGWKEIVLPDLHVKLIKVKGADYTIKPADYYGRYFYFLGLNRFLTYVAAAKEAAKIKSPSFLFQIIGSYEKCKSQNLELKISKDEQKVINEQRWNQFKKKWFKI, encoded by the coding sequence TTGAAATTTATCATTTATCAATTAATCTTCATCATTGATAATTTTACATTGAAATTTTTAATCATAATTCCTGCACACAACGAGGAAAATAATCTTCCCTTTACTTTAGATTCTTTACAACAGCAAAGTTTTAAGGATTTTAGGGTTGTGGTGGTAAACGATGGCTCAACTGATAAAACTTCAGAAGTTATTAAAAAATATACTGACCAGGATTTCCGATTTGAAACCATTAATTTGGAAAAATCGCTTCATCAACCGGGTTCAAAGGTGGTTGCAGCTTTTAAAAATGGGTTGCAGACTCAAGATTTAAACCAATTTGATATTATTTGCAAGTTTGATTCAGATATTATTCTTTCTGAAAATTATTTACAAACTGTTGCAGATTCTTTTGCGGAAAATCCCGATTACGGTTTGGTTGGAGGACTATTGTATGTTGAAAAAAACGGAGAATGGGTGTATGAAGGGAATTCTAATAAACATCATGTTCGTGGGCCAATGAAAGCGTATCGAAAGGAATGTTTCCTTCAAATGGGAGGCTTACGTGAAACGTTGGGTTGGGATAATATTGATGCGATTCTTCTTCAGAATTTAGGTTGGAAAGAAATAGTTCTTCCTGATTTACATGTGAAATTAATCAAGGTAAAAGGTGCAGATTATACCATAAAACCGGCTGACTATTATGGGCGATATTTTTATTTTTTAGGACTCAACCGATTCCTTACGTATGTTGCGGCGGCTAAAGAAGCTGCGAAAATAAAATCGCCTTCATTTTTGTTTCAGATTATTGGTTCCTACGAAAAATGTAAATCTCAAAATCTTGAACTGAAAATTTCTAAGGATGAACAGAAAGTGATTAATGAACAGCGTTGGAATCAATTTAAAAAGAAATGGTTTAAAATTTAA
- a CDS encoding DEAD/DEAH box helicase, whose amino-acid sequence MNLFTETNLSPDILKAIGELGYESPTEIQKQTIPFILSDIRDLIALAQTGTGKTAAFSLPILDMIDDTSRKIQFLVLCPTRELCLQITKDIKNYTKYMPSVKTTAVYGGSSIMDQIRSLKDKPQIIVGTPGRVIDLINRKALDFSAIHWLVLDEADEMLSMGFKDDLETIIKETPDTKQTFLFSATMSKEVERISKNYLTNPHRISVGSINEVKKNIKHFYYVAGYRHKKEALKRLIDSNPNQYSIIFCRTRMETQEVADFLMQNGYAADALHGDLSQAQRDTVMKKFRLKNIDILVATDVAARGLDVDSLTHVVHFSLPDDPEVFVHRSGRTGRAGKDGISISLIKPEESRKLKQIKSVTKIDITEAKIPTGEDVIKAQVAGVFENLLEVHEDFFEFNDALIPDLSAFTKEELVHKLLQFQLKDLALYYKDRHDLTDQKLSSRDDDRGGRDRDRGRDRDRDRGRDRDRDRGPRGDRDGRSDRGERRGDRGGKPRQRDENMTRFFFNLGKKDQLKKLDVLEIINKATSSKGSKRAEIGNIEILEKFSFFEIEKSYKNELLGNIQSMKFKGKDMRAEEAN is encoded by the coding sequence ATGAATTTATTTACGGAGACCAATTTAAGTCCTGATATCCTTAAGGCCATTGGCGAACTGGGTTACGAAAGCCCGACAGAAATCCAAAAACAGACTATCCCTTTCATTCTTTCAGATATTCGCGATCTAATCGCACTTGCGCAGACAGGGACAGGCAAAACAGCAGCGTTTTCGCTTCCGATTTTGGATATGATTGACGATACGAGTCGCAAAATCCAATTTTTGGTGCTTTGTCCGACACGAGAATTATGTCTTCAAATTACAAAAGACATCAAAAATTACACAAAGTACATGCCGAGCGTTAAAACTACAGCAGTTTATGGCGGAAGCAGTATTATGGATCAAATTCGTTCTTTAAAGGACAAACCACAAATTATTGTGGGAACTCCGGGAAGAGTAATCGATTTGATTAACAGAAAGGCATTAGACTTTTCAGCAATTCACTGGTTGGTTTTAGACGAAGCAGATGAAATGCTTTCAATGGGTTTCAAAGACGACTTGGAAACTATTATCAAAGAAACGCCTGATACAAAACAAACTTTCTTGTTCTCGGCAACGATGAGTAAAGAAGTGGAGCGTATTTCGAAAAATTATTTGACAAACCCTCACAGAATTTCTGTTGGTTCTATTAACGAAGTTAAAAAGAACATCAAACATTTTTACTATGTGGCTGGTTACCGTCATAAGAAAGAGGCTTTGAAGAGATTAATCGATTCAAACCCTAATCAATACTCAATTATTTTCTGTAGAACAAGAATGGAAACTCAGGAAGTTGCTGATTTCTTGATGCAGAACGGTTATGCAGCAGATGCTCTTCATGGTGATCTTTCTCAAGCGCAGAGAGACACGGTAATGAAGAAATTCAGATTGAAGAACATCGATATTTTGGTGGCAACAGATGTTGCTGCAAGAGGTTTGGATGTTGATTCATTAACTCACGTTGTGCATTTCTCTTTACCAGATGATCCTGAAGTATTCGTTCACAGAAGTGGTAGAACGGGTAGAGCAGGTAAAGACGGTATTTCGATTTCTTTAATTAAGCCTGAAGAAAGCAGAAAACTAAAGCAGATCAAATCAGTTACAAAAATTGATATTACTGAAGCTAAAATTCCTACTGGTGAAGATGTAATTAAAGCTCAGGTTGCTGGTGTTTTTGAAAATTTACTTGAAGTACACGAAGATTTCTTTGAATTTAACGATGCTTTAATTCCAGATTTATCAGCTTTCACAAAAGAAGAGTTGGTGCACAAATTACTTCAGTTCCAGTTAAAAGATCTTGCTTTGTATTACAAAGACAGACATGATTTAACGGATCAGAAATTGAGCAGCAGAGATGATGACAGAGGTGGAAGAGATCGTGATAGAGGAAGAGATAGAGACCGCGACAGAGGAAGAGACAGAGACCGCGACAGAGGTCCTAGAGGAGATCGTGACGGAAGAAGCGACAGAGGAGAAAGAAGAGGTGATCGTGGTGGAAAACCAAGACAGAGAGACGAAAATATGACTAGATTTTTCTTCAACCTTGGTAAAAAAGACCAATTGAAAAAACTAGATGTTTTAGAGATCATCAACAAAGCAACTTCAAGCAAGGGAAGTAAAAGAGCGGAAATCGGTAACATCGAAATCCTTGAAAAATTCTCTTTCTTTGAAATTGAAAAATCGTATAAAAATGAGCTTTTAGGAAATATCCAATCAATGAAGTTCAAAGGAAAAGATATGAGAGCTGAAGAAGCTAACTAA
- a CDS encoding lipopolysaccharide biosynthesis protein encodes MSVVARQGFKYSIIGYVATLIGMFSIFIFTNDLFFYGKLRFIMSAAELLVPFVVLGISYSNVKFFGKAHEDGKHQNMLSLSLALVSINFLIFLIVFFLIPSFYPEFTKMKIWESKKYILPLVLTLSLCAILNRYISNYKRIVVSNIFDNLLPKLANLGSFCLFFYFQFSEQIALAFFFGMFALMLTGYIYYTNKLDKIHLDFSRDYFKKNNFYKEFAAYSFFGFLGTFGNHMAINNYMIGEFIGEEEIAVYSILLALISLISIPQLGLFNISAPIIRKNLADGDMLELDRFHKKTSLTIYFLGAVLFGCIMVGFPYLTQFMPNKGDLLRMYEPVIWIWGSAVLMDLATGFNGNIISLSKYYKFNIIVMLLLAGLTISLNWYFINHTDLSLIGIALSTAISVTLYNLIKVIFNYFMFKVSPFSIEMIFVSIICTLAITVSIVLPVFDNNFINLIYKPAVVLVLIFIGNHFTKIFPIEDYINMKFIRSLLKFK; translated from the coding sequence ATGAGTGTAGTAGCAAGACAGGGTTTTAAATATTCCATTATCGGATACGTTGCAACCCTTATCGGGATGTTTTCCATTTTTATTTTCACCAATGACCTTTTTTTTTACGGAAAACTAAGATTCATCATGTCTGCTGCAGAATTGCTGGTTCCTTTTGTTGTGCTGGGAATTTCATATTCCAACGTGAAGTTTTTCGGTAAAGCTCACGAAGACGGCAAACATCAGAACATGCTATCTCTTTCTTTAGCCTTAGTTTCTATTAATTTTTTAATATTTTTGATTGTTTTTTTTCTTATCCCAAGCTTTTATCCTGAATTTACTAAAATGAAAATCTGGGAAAGCAAAAAGTATATTTTACCGCTTGTTTTAACCCTTTCTTTGTGTGCAATTTTAAACAGATATATTTCAAATTACAAAAGAATTGTTGTTTCTAATATCTTCGACAATCTTTTACCAAAATTAGCCAACTTAGGGTCTTTTTGCCTATTCTTTTATTTTCAGTTTTCAGAGCAAATTGCTTTAGCTTTTTTCTTCGGAATGTTTGCATTAATGCTCACAGGATATATTTATTACACCAACAAACTCGATAAAATACATCTCGATTTCAGCAGAGATTATTTCAAAAAAAATAACTTTTATAAAGAATTTGCCGCTTATAGTTTCTTTGGGTTTTTAGGAACTTTCGGAAACCATATGGCGATTAACAACTATATGATTGGTGAGTTTATCGGTGAAGAAGAGATTGCTGTTTACAGTATTTTATTGGCTCTTATTTCTTTGATTTCAATTCCACAATTGGGATTATTTAATATTTCTGCTCCTATTATCAGAAAAAATTTAGCCGATGGTGACATGCTAGAACTCGACAGATTTCACAAGAAAACATCATTAACGATTTACTTTTTGGGTGCTGTTTTGTTTGGATGTATTATGGTCGGATTTCCGTATTTAACGCAATTTATGCCTAATAAAGGTGATTTATTGAGAATGTACGAACCCGTAATTTGGATTTGGGGCTCTGCAGTTTTAATGGATTTGGCGACAGGTTTTAACGGAAACATTATCTCGCTTTCAAAATACTACAAATTCAATATTATTGTAATGCTTTTATTGGCGGGTCTGACGATTAGTTTAAACTGGTATTTCATTAACCATACCGACCTTTCATTAATTGGAATTGCTCTGTCAACCGCAATTTCAGTTACTCTTTACAATCTTATTAAAGTGATTTTTAATTATTTTATGTTTAAGGTTTCGCCTTTTTCAATAGAAATGATTTTCGTGTCGATTATCTGTACTTTGGCGATTACGGTGTCGATTGTTTTGCCAGTTTTTGATAATAATTTCATTAATCTTATTTATAAACCGGCTGTTGTTTTAGTCTTGATATTTATTGGAAATCATTTTACTAAAATATTTCCGATAGAAGATTATATCAATATGAAGTTTATCAGAAGTCTTTTAAAGTTCAAATAA
- the aspA gene encoding aspartate ammonia-lyase: MENFRQESDLLGELNVPVNAYYGVQTQRAIDNFKISGQLLSSYPEFIKGLAYVKKAAAKTNYELGLLDQDLYFKIAETCDELIGGLFHSEFPVDMIQGGAGTSINMNANEVIANRVLEKLGKNKGEYEFCSPNDHINLSQSTNDAYPTAIKMGLLQMNETLVKKLIGIVEAFRAKGEEFHDVIKMGRTQLQDAVPMTMGQEFEAFAATLEEDISKLNNNANLFVEVNMGATAIGTGINAPIGYATLCAKNLAELTGYPVISAPNLVEATPDTGSYVIYSSAMKRLAVKLSKICNDLRLLSSGPRAGLSEINLPPMQPGSSIMPGKVNPVIPEVVNQVCFKVIGNDLTVTFAAEAGQLQLNVMEPVLSHAIMENIHFLCNALETLREKCVIGITANKDVCLNMVKHSIGIVTALNPYIGYKQSTKIAKEALETGKSVYNLVLEQNLLSQERLDEILDPKNMLTPHNK; encoded by the coding sequence ATGGAAAATTTCAGACAAGAAAGTGATTTACTCGGTGAATTAAATGTTCCGGTAAATGCTTATTACGGAGTTCAGACTCAGAGAGCAATAGACAATTTTAAAATTTCAGGACAGCTTTTGTCATCGTATCCAGAATTTATCAAAGGTTTGGCTTATGTGAAAAAAGCGGCTGCAAAAACCAATTATGAATTAGGTCTTTTAGATCAGGATTTATATTTTAAAATTGCAGAAACCTGTGATGAGTTAATTGGTGGATTATTTCACAGCGAATTTCCGGTAGACATGATTCAGGGTGGAGCAGGAACTTCGATTAACATGAATGCCAATGAAGTAATTGCCAACCGTGTTTTAGAAAAACTAGGCAAAAATAAAGGTGAATACGAATTTTGCTCGCCAAATGACCATATTAATCTTTCACAATCTACGAATGACGCATATCCTACAGCAATCAAAATGGGATTGTTGCAGATGAATGAAACGTTAGTAAAAAAATTGATAGGAATTGTTGAAGCTTTCCGTGCAAAAGGTGAAGAGTTTCATGATGTTATCAAAATGGGAAGAACGCAGCTTCAGGATGCTGTGCCAATGACGATGGGACAAGAGTTTGAAGCTTTTGCAGCCACTTTAGAAGAAGATATTTCAAAACTGAATAATAACGCCAATCTTTTTGTTGAAGTCAATATGGGTGCAACAGCGATTGGTACAGGAATTAATGCTCCGATTGGTTACGCAACACTTTGTGCTAAAAACTTAGCTGAATTGACAGGGTATCCGGTTATTTCGGCTCCCAATTTGGTGGAAGCAACTCCAGATACAGGTTCTTATGTAATTTATTCTTCAGCGATGAAGCGTCTTGCGGTGAAACTTTCTAAGATATGTAATGATTTAAGATTGCTTTCTTCAGGGCCTAGAGCTGGTTTATCTGAAATCAATCTTCCTCCGATGCAGCCGGGTTCATCGATTATGCCAGGGAAAGTAAATCCTGTGATTCCGGAAGTGGTTAATCAGGTTTGTTTTAAAGTGATTGGAAATGATTTGACTGTGACTTTTGCAGCTGAAGCCGGACAATTACAATTAAATGTAATGGAACCCGTTCTTTCGCATGCAATCATGGAAAATATTCATTTCTTGTGCAATGCTTTAGAAACGCTTCGTGAGAAATGTGTAATCGGAATTACTGCCAATAAAGATGTTTGTCTGAATATGGTAAAACACAGCATCGGAATTGTAACAGCTTTAAATCCTTATATCGGATATAAACAGTCTACAAAAATTGCAAAAGAAGCTTTAGAAACTGGTAAAAGTGTTTATAATTTGGTTTTAGAACAGAACCTACTTTCGCAGGAAAGATTAGACGAAATTCTAGACCCTAAAAATATGCTGACTCCGCACAATAAATAA
- a CDS encoding DUF2461 domain-containing protein yields the protein MASQISSKVFDFLKLIEKNNNREWFNENKNLFLEAQSDFQDFTEELITEMGKFDETILKLDAKKSLLRIYRDTRFSKDKTPYKTYFGASLGMGKMNSKAGFYLHIEPEKSFLGSGIYLPDAPILKEIRKEVSLFKDDFLKAINDKNFKKYYNELDPEHKLKNVPQGFEKEDPMGEYLKLKSFIGVHNITNKDVMEKDAVKNISKIFEAAKPLNDFLDTSILNLKN from the coding sequence ATGGCATCTCAGATTTCATCTAAAGTATTCGATTTTTTAAAACTTATTGAGAAAAACAATAACCGAGAATGGTTTAATGAGAATAAAAACCTTTTTCTTGAAGCTCAATCAGATTTCCAGGATTTTACTGAAGAATTAATAACCGAAATGGGAAAATTTGATGAAACCATTTTAAAACTAGATGCTAAAAAATCTTTGCTAAGAATTTACCGTGACACCAGATTTTCAAAAGACAAAACACCTTACAAAACCTATTTTGGTGCATCATTAGGAATGGGAAAAATGAACTCTAAAGCAGGTTTTTATCTCCATATAGAACCTGAAAAATCTTTTTTAGGAAGCGGAATTTACTTGCCTGACGCTCCTATTTTAAAAGAAATAAGAAAAGAAGTTTCTCTTTTTAAAGATGATTTCCTGAAAGCAATAAATGATAAAAATTTTAAAAAATATTATAACGAACTAGATCCGGAACATAAATTAAAAAACGTTCCGCAAGGCTTTGAAAAAGAAGACCCAATGGGAGAATATTTAAAACTGAAAAGCTTCATTGGTGTACATAATATAACCAATAAAGATGTAATGGAAAAAGATGCAGTGAAAAATATTTCAAAAATATTTGAAGCAGCAAAACCTTTAAATGATTTTCTAGATACCTCAATTTTAAATCTTAAAAATTAA
- a CDS encoding FkbM family methyltransferase: MSLYQQLAEKLQYISPSFYKQRYFKNLKNLTKENFSGRNVEPELVWIKEYLQNDAVIFDIGANVGTFLYQFENKLNHKNIFAFEPNKKLNIRLRRLFPTMNISSVALSDENTTAQFKVPIIKGKMVASRGTLNTSYKEKDEENAYTETVEVVKLDDWTKSKKVNKIDFIKIDVEGNEMKTLFGGKETIQKFKPTLMVEMEQRHHETPIWNEISEVENWGFEAHYLNRKTFNLEKLTEEILLKNISDEKNKTDYINNIIFLSKNI, translated from the coding sequence ATGTCTTTATACCAGCAACTCGCAGAAAAACTACAATACATCAGTCCAAGTTTTTATAAACAGAGGTATTTTAAAAATTTAAAAAATCTCACCAAAGAAAATTTTTCAGGCCGTAATGTAGAACCAGAACTGGTTTGGATTAAAGAATATTTACAAAACGACGCAGTAATTTTCGACATCGGAGCCAACGTCGGAACTTTCCTATATCAGTTTGAAAACAAACTGAACCATAAAAACATTTTCGCTTTTGAGCCCAATAAAAAACTCAACATCAGACTGAGAAGACTTTTCCCGACGATGAACATTTCTTCTGTAGCTCTTTCCGACGAAAATACAACGGCACAATTTAAAGTTCCGATTATTAAAGGAAAAATGGTTGCTTCGAGAGGTACTTTAAACACTTCTTACAAAGAAAAAGACGAAGAAAACGCTTACACAGAAACGGTGGAAGTTGTAAAACTCGATGACTGGACGAAATCTAAAAAAGTCAACAAGATTGATTTCATTAAAATCGATGTGGAAGGAAATGAAATGAAGACGCTGTTTGGCGGAAAAGAAACCATACAAAAATTCAAACCGACTTTAATGGTTGAAATGGAACAAAGACACCACGAAACACCTATCTGGAACGAGATTTCTGAAGTTGAAAACTGGGGTTTTGAAGCCCACTATTTAAACAGAAAAACATTTAACCTAGAAAAACTAACCGAAGAGATTTTACTAAAAAACATCAGCGACGAAAAAAATAAAACCGACTACATCAACAATATTATTTTTCTTTCCAAAAACATTTAA